The sequence CTCGCCGACGACGTCCTCGACATCGCCTCCGACTCCCACGAGTCCGGCAAGACCCCCGGCACCGACCTGCGCGAGGGCATCTCCACGCTGCCGGTCCTGCGGCTGCGGGCGCAGGCGGCGGCCTACGGCAAGCCGGAGGACGTGGAGCTCGTCGAACTGCTGGACGGCGACCTGAGCGACGACGGCAGGCTGGCCGAGGCGCTGCGGGGGCTGCGGAGCCACCCGGCGCTGGAGCAGGCCCGTCAGGACACCGTCCGGTACGCGCAGGAGGCACGGGCCACCCTGGCGCCGCTGCCCGAGGGCTACGCCAAGTCCGCGCTGGAGGAGCTGTGCGACGCCGTGGTGCACCGGGCCGGCTGACACACCGTTCGGCCCTACCCCTACTGGACGGCCGGCCCTGGGACGCCGGTTGTCATACCGGAGCAGTAGACGGAGTTGATCCCGCGGGCTGACGCTTCGTGCCGCCCGATTTGGTCAGATGGAGAACAACCACTCCTGACCACATCGGGTGAGAATGGCGGCAGGGAGTGGATGTGAGCAACCGGACGGACGCCGCCGACCACGGAGGTAAGGCACACATGGCACCGAACGACAGCGCAGAGACCACCGGCAAGGCCACGGGCACTGTCGTGGGCCGTCGCAAGGCCGCGCGATACATCGTCCCCGTCGCGGTGGCGGGGGTGGCGGCCGCGACGATCGGGCTCGTCCCGGCCCTCGCGGACTCCGGTGACCCCGAGCTGCCGAAGATCAGCGCACAGGAACTCATCGAGAAGATCGCCGCCTCGGACGAGCAGCAGCTGTCCGGCACGCTCAAGATCAGCACCGACCTCGGTATCCCGTCCCTCGGCGGGCTCGCGGGCTCCTTCGCCCCGGGCGGCGCCGGTACGGACGGCGGCGGTTCCGCCGCTCCGGAGGACAAGCTGATGGAGCTGGCCTCCGGTACGCACACGCTGCGGGTGGCGGCCGACGGCCCCGACAAGCAGCGGCTCTCGATCCTCGGGAACGCCGCCGAGTACAGCCTCATCCACAACAAGGGCGAGGTCTGGGCGTACGACAGCAAGTCCGGCGAGGCGTACCACGCCGCGGCGGACGCCGAGCAGCAGAAGCAGAAGAAGGAGCACAGGGCGCCCGCGGGAGTGCCGACCACTCCGAAGGAGTTCGCCGAGCAGGCACTCGCGGCGGCCGGGGACACCACCTCGGTCACCGTCGACGGCACGTCGCGGGTGGCCGGGCGCGACGCGTACCAGCTGCTGATCAAGCCGAAGCAGACCGGTTCGACGGTCGCGTCGGTCCGGGTCGCGGTGGACGCGGCCAACGGCGTCCCGCTGAAGTTCACCCTCTCCGCGAACGGTGGCGGCAAGGCCGTGGTCGACGCCGGATTCACCAAGGTCGACTTCTCCCGGCCCGACGCCTCCTCGTTCTCCTTCACCCCGCCCAAGGGCGCGAAGGTGACCGAGGCGGACGACCTGAAGGATGCGGCGGAGCAGCAGGGCGGAGAGGGGAAGGCACCGGAGGGCCTCGCCGAGCTGGGCGGCCTGAAGGGCCTGGAGGGCCTGGACGGCTCACAGGGGCTGAACGTGATCGGCGAGGGCTGGACCTCGGTCGCCCAGATCAAGACCCCTGGCGGTTCGGGCCTGCCCACCGGCGGTTCGCAGGGCTCGGGCGACATTCCGGCCGAGGCCCAGGGCTTCCTGGACGCCCTGGGTGACAAGGTCACCGGGAAGTTCGGTTCGGGCACGGTCTTCAAGACCCGTCTGGTGAACGCCCTGCTGACGGACGACGGCACGGTCTACGTCGGAGCGGTGACGAAGGACGCGCTGGTGCAGGCGGCCAACGGCGCCAAGTAGGCGCCGGGGTGCTTCACTGCCCGCGGTGAACGACGCCGCCCCGCCGCGCGCACCGCGCGACGGGGCGGCCCGCCGAGCCGGGCCGGGCCGAACCGAGCTTCGAGGGGTACGCATGACCGGGACAGAGGCGGCCGCGGACGGACGGGCGACGGCCGGAGGGGTGACGGCGGCTTCCGGCGGGACGGCGGCCGGGGACGTGACCGCAGGTGACGACAGGGCTGCCGGGGATGTGACCGTCGGGAACGACAGGGCTTCCGGGGACGTGACCAGGGCTGCCGGGGATGTGGCGGCGGCAGGGGACGCGGCGGCCGTGATCGAGACCCGGGGTCTCACCAAGCGCTACCGGGGCGGCCAGCTCGCCGTCGACGGCCTCGACCTCACCGTCCCCGGCGGCAGCGTCTTCGGCTTCCTCGGCCCCAACGGCTCCGGGAAGACCACCACGATCCGGATGCTCATGGGCCTCATCGACCCGACGTCCGGCACCGCCCGTGTCCTCGGCCGTCCGATGCCGGCTGGCGCCCGTACCGTGCTCCCGCAGGTCGGCGCGCTGATCGAGGGCCCGGCCCTCTACGGCTTCCTGTCCGGCCGGGAGAACCTCGTGCGCTACGACTCCGCCGACCCGGCCGCCGACCCGCGTACCCGCCGCGCCCGCGTCGCGCACGCCCTGGACCGGGTCGGGCTCGCCGCCGCCGCGGGCAAGAAGGCCAAGGCGTACTCGCTCGGCATGAAACAGCGCCTCGGGCTCGCCGCCGCCCTGCTCCAGCCGCGCCGCCTGCTCGTCCTGGACGAGCCCACCAACGGCCTGGACCCGCAGGGCATGCGGGAGATCCGTTCCCTGATCCGGGAGCTGGCGGCCGAGGGCACCACGGTCTTCCTCTCCTCCCACCTCCTGGACGAGATCGAACAGGTCTGCACGCACGCCGCGGTGATGGCCCGCGGCCGGCTGATCGTGCAGGGGCCCGTCGGCGACCTCGCCGGCACCCGCGGCCGGCTCGCCGTCACCACCCCCGACCCGGGCGACGCCGCCCGCATCCTCAAGGAACACGGGATCACCGGCCTGAGCACCGACGGCGAGCGGCTGACCGGTGACGCCCCGCCCGGCGGCACGGAACTCGCCGACCTCAACGCCGCCCTGGTACGCGGCGGCGTCCGGGTGCGGTCCTTCGGCGTCGAACGGGCCTCGCTGGAGGACGCCTTCGTCGCACTGACCGGAGAGGGATTCGATGTCGCGGGCTGAAGCAACCGGCGTACGGGGTGAAGCGGACGGCGTACGAGGTGAAGCAACCGGCGTACGGGATGAAGGCGGCGGCGTACGGGGTGAAGGCGGCGGCGTGCGGGGCGTGAGCGTGCACCGCAACCCGCTGTGGACGTTCGGAATCCTCCGTTCCGAAGTCACCACCATCCTGCGCCGCTGGCGGACCCTCACCCTGCTCGGGGTGCTCGCCGCCGTTCCCGTACTGATCGGGATCGCGGTCCGGATCGAGACGGGCGGCGGCGACGGCGCTGACGGCGGCCCCGTGGGCGCGGCGGGCCCGGCCTTCCTCACCCAGGTCACCAACAACGGGCTCTTCCTCGTCTTCGCCGCCCTCGCCGCGACGCTCCCGGTCTTCCTCCCGATGGCCGTCGGCGTCGTCGCGGGCGACTCGATCGCGGGGGAGGCGAGCGGCGGCACCCTGCGCTATCTGCTGGTCGCCCCGGCGGGCCGGACCCGGCTGCTGCTCGCCAAGTACGCCTCCGTGCTCATCTTCTGCCTGGTCGCGACGCTGGTCGTGGCGGCATCGGCGCTGGCCGTGGGGGCGCTGCTCTTCCCCCTCGGCGAGGTCACCACGATCTCCGGGACCCGGATCGGCTTCGGCGAGGGGCTGGTGCGGGCCGGACTGATCGCGGTGGTGGTCGCGGCCTCACTCATCGGCTTCGCGGCGCTGGGCCTGTTCATCTCCACGCTGACCGGCAGCGGGATCGCGGCGATGGCGGCCACGGTCGGTGTGCTGATCACGGTGCAGATCCTGGGCTCGATCCCGCAGCTGAGCGCTCTGCACCCCTATCTCTTCCCGCACTACTGGCTGTCCTTCGCGGACCTGCTGCGCGACCCCGTCCACTGGGACGACGTCATCAAGAACCTCGGCCTGCAGGGTCTGTACGCGGCGGTGTTCGGCTCGGCGGCCTGGGCGCGTTTCACGGCCAAGGACATCACTGCCTGAGCGCGGGGCTCCGGATGCTCGATGCCGAGGCTGCACTGGCTTGTTCCGGCCGGTGCGGGCCCGTCCGTGCCGTCGGCCGGGCGAGCCGTCCCCCGATCGGCTCGTCGCGGCACGAACGGCACGAACGGTGCGGGCAAAGGGAACGACACGACACGGTACGTTCCGTTTCCGCCTGGGTATTGTTCGACTTCTGGCGACGACCTGTCAACAAGAGATGGCTTGAAGACCCCTATGCTCACCGAATGATCACATCGCCGAGTTCCGTGCGCCGCAGCGAGAGATCACGACGCGCGACCCTTCAGGCCGCGCTCGACCTGTGTACGGAGAAGGGCTACGGCCGCGTCACGGTCGAGGCCATCGCGGCCCGCGCCGGTGTGAGCAAGAAGACGATCTACCGCTGGTGGCCGTCGAAGGGCGCGGTGCTGCTGGAGGCGTTCGCCGAGGCCCTGGTCGACGCGACCCCGTTCGTCGACACCGGCGACATCGGCGCCGACCTGCGCACCCATGTGACGGGCGCGGTGAAGCTGCTCTCGACACCGCCGTACGGTCCGGCGTACGCGGGCATCCTCTCCGAGGTCCACCATGACGACGTCCTCGCGGAGGCGGTCAGGGATCAGCTGGTCGGACCGCGCGTCGAGGGTGCGGTGGGACGGCTGCGCAGTGCTCAGGAACGGGGCCAGATCCCGGCGGACGCGGACCTTCCACTGGCGGTCGAGATGCTCTACGGCCCCCTCTACTACCGCCATCTGCTGCGCAAGCCGCCCCAGGACGAGGCGACGATCGCCGCGCTCGTGGCGCATGTGCTGCGCTCGCTGGGGGCGCGGGACTACTAGCGGGCTGCTGGCGGGCTGCTGGCGGGCCGCTGGTGGGCTATTGGCTTCGGTGCGGTCTCCCGCGCGTCGACGGCCCGGGGGTGTGCCGTCATGGGGCTCAGGCGCCGCGACGGGGTTGCTGTCCGGCTGTCCGCCGGCCTGTCCCGCTGTCCGTCCCGCCGTCCGCGGTCCTGTTCAGCCGCCGGTCAGCCGTAGCTCAGCCGCCGTCGATCAGCCGCTGGACGGCGTCTCCGTAGTGCGCGGCCAGGGCCGCGCGGTCGGCGTGCGTCAGTACGGCGTCCTCCACCACGTGCAGGGAGGTGAGCAGGCCGCCGATCTGGGCCGCCACCAGGTGGGCGCGCAGCTCGGCGTCCTCGCCGCCGAGGCGGTGGACGAGCGGCGCGGCGAAGGAGCGCTCGATCGTCGCGCGCAGGGTCCGCTGCACCTCGGCCCGGTCGGAGGCCCGGAAGAGCGCGGCGAGCGAGGCCACGGCCAGCGCCCCCGCGGTGGACGCGGAGAGGTCCACCACATGCTCCACCAGCGCCCGCCCCATTCCCTCCAGCGGGCCCTCCATGATCCGGGTGGCCGGGAGGTCGACGGACATCGCCTCCACGAAGAGCTGTTCCTTGGAGCCGAAGTGGCGGATGACCAGGGCCGCGTCGACACCGGCCCGCGCGGCTACCGCTCGGATGCCGACCGCGGCGAGGCCGTCGCGGGTGAACAGCTCGCGCGCGGCGTCGAGGATCTCCTGCCTGGTCAGGGCTGCGGATCGGCGTGGCCGGGGGGCCCGCTGCGGCTCGGTCACGGCTGGTGCCTCCGTCGCTCGTTGGAAAAGTCATCATAGATGACTTACGGTGGTCGTCTTGGTTGTCATCAATGTTGACAACCGTCGGACGAGCGGGCGAGGAGCAGAGCGATGGACCGTCTCAAGGACAGGACCGCACTCATCACGGGCGCGGGCAGCGGCATCGGCCGGGCGGCCGCCGAGCTGATGAGCCGCGAGGGGGCACGCGTGGTGGCCGCCGACCACGACACGGCCGCGGCGGAGGAGACCGCCCGTCTGATCGAGGCCGCCGGCGGCCGGGCCCTGCCCGTCACCGTCGATGTCACCGACGACGCCTCCACCGCCGCCGCGGTGGCGGCCGCGGTGGGGGAGTTCGGCAGCCTGGACGTGCTCTGCAACCACGTCGGCGGCAGCGACCCCCGGAAGGACCTGGACCTGCTGCGGCTGGACATGGACGAGTTCGAGCGGGCCGTCGCCCTCAATGTGCGCAGTACGCTCCTCGGCTCCCGGCACGCCGTCCCGCACATGATCGAGGCCGGGGGCGGGTCCATCATCAACACCGCGTCGGTGGCCGGACTGGTCGGCGACGTCCTGCAGATCTCCTACGGCGCGGTGAAGGCCGCCGTCGTCAACCTCACCAAGTCGATCGCGGTCCAGTACGGCCCCCACGGCGTGCGGTGCAACGCGGTGGCCCCCGGGGCGGTCATGACCCCCGCCCTGCGGGACAACCTCCCCGGCGACGTCATCGAGGCGCTCAAGGGCTACAACGCGCTGCCCTACCTCGGCAGCCCCGAGGACATCGCCCACACCATGGTCTTCCTCGCCTCCGACGAATCCCGCTACCTCACCGGCCAACTCCTGGTGGTCGACGGCGGTATGACCATCCAGTCCCCGGCGGTCCCGGGACGACGCGCCATGCTGCCGCCCGCCTGAGCCCGCCCGGGCCCGGAAGCGCGCCACCCGGTTGGAGCCACCCGGCTGCCGCCATCCGGTGGCAGGGGGGCGTGTGGCGGGTGATGCTGTTCTGGCGCGTGGGGGTCCACCCGGTGCGCCGGAGAGCCTGAGGGCGGGGTGAAGCCGTGTCGGACGCCGAGGGACCGGCAGCTGAGGGAACGCGAGCCGCCGGGACGGCGCCGGATGTCTCCGCCTCCGATGTCTCCGCTTCCGACGGCTCCGCCGCCCCGGATGCGTTCACCGTTCCGGGCGCCCCTGCCGTCCTGGACACGGCCCTCCTCGACACGCTGTTCGCCCAGTCCGCGGTGGGCCTGGTCGTGCTCGATCCGGACCTGCGGGTGGTGCGGGCCAACTCCCTCGTCGACGCCGCCCACGTCCAGGAGATGATCGGTGATCACTTCACCGATGTGTACCGCCTCGACAGGCCGGACCTGGCGGACGAGGTACTGCGCGGTGTGCTCGCCGGCGAAGGCCCCGTGCACGGCCGTCTGGTCCGCGGCCGGCTCAGGCGGCTCCCTGGAGCGGACCGCAGCTTCAAGGTGTCCGCGTACCGCCTCGACGGTCCCGGCGACCGGCCCCTGGGCCTGCTGGCGGCCGTCGTCGATGTCACCGAGCGGGAGCGGGCGCGCTGCCGGGAGGAATGTCTGGCGGCGGTACGTGAGGCGGTGGGCGGATCGCTCGATGTGGCGGAGACCTGCCGGGCACTCGTCGGGGCCCTGGTGCCGGAGTTCGCCGATCTGGCCGTGGTCGAGGTGGTGGACGACGTCCTGCGCGGTGCGGAGCCGCCGGTGGGACCGCTCGGACCCGATGTCCCGCTGCGCCGGGCCGACCCGGACGGCGGTACCCGCCACCTCTCCTTCCGTACGCCGTACGCGCTGGCGGTGTCCGACCTCCGGCCCCGGCTCGTCCAGCTCACGCCGGACACCGCGTGGCTGGACGCGGACCCGGACAGTGCCCGTCTGATCAGGTCGGCCGACGCCCACTCGCTGATCGCGGTCCCCCTGACGCTGCGCGGCGCGGTCCTCGGGCTGCTGAGCCTCTACCGGTGCGGGGACACCGAGCCCTACGACGAGCACGACGTCTCCCTCGCCCGGACGGCGGCCACCCGCACCGCGCTGAGCATCGACAACGCCCGCCGCTACGAGCGCGACCATGTGATCGCCTCGACGGTCCAGCGCCGGCTGCTCCCGCAGTACGACGGGGACCAGGCCGCCGTCGAGACGGCCCATGTCCTGCTGCCCGGACGCGACAGCGGCTGCTGGTTCGACACCATCGCGCTGTCCGGCGCCCGCACCGCCCTCGTCGTCGGAAGTGTGGCGGGGCAGGGTCTCCAGACGGCCATCGCCATGGGGCAGTTGCGCACGGTCATCCAGGCGCTGGCCGGTCTCGACCTGGAGCCCGACGAGATGCTGGCCCGGCTGAACGACACGGCCGAACGCCTCGCCGTCGAACGGGCGGCCCTGCCCCGGGCCGACGCCCTGCACGACGAACCGCTGGCGGCGGCCTGTGTGTACGCGGTCTACGACCCGTTCACCCGTACCTGCACCCTCGCGCGGGCCGGGAACCCGGCGCCCGTCGTCGTCGCCCCCGACGGGAGTGCGCGGCCCCTCGACGTACCCGAAGGACCCGGCCTCTTCTCCGCCGACAGCGCGCCCTTCGCGACGGCCACCCTCATCCTCGAAGAGGGCAGCCTCCTCGCGTTCTGCACCGAGGCCCTGCTGCCCGACGCCGATGCCGCCGCTCGCATCCGCGAAGCGCTCGCCGAGCCCGGACGCGGCCTGGCGGAGCTGTGCGACGCCGTCGTCTACGGACTCCCGGCCGGCTCCCGACCCGACGGCGCCGCGCTGCTCCTCGTCCGCACGGGCACCGTTCCGGCGAACCGGGTCGCGACCTGGGACCTGCCGCACGACCGTACGACCCCCGCCACGGCCCGGGTCCTCGTACGCGACCGGCTCCAGGGCTGGAACCTGGACGAGGACACCATCGACGCGACCGAACTGATCGTCAGCGAGCTGGTCACCAACGCCGTCCGCTACGGCACCCCGCCACTGCGGCTGCGCCTGCTGCTGGGCGCCACCCTCACCTGCGAAGTGCACGACAGCAGCGAGGTGGCGCCGCATCTGCGCCACGCCCGGACCGCCGACGAAGGCGGCCGGGGGCTGTTCATCGTCTCCCAGCTCGCCACGCACTGGGGCACCCGGCACGGTCCGCAGGGCAAGACGCTGTGGACCGAGCAGGACCTTCCCGCGCCCCCGGGCCCCGCGAGCGCCGGACGCGGCCGGCCGGCGGGGGAGCCGGACCCCCCGGCCGACCGCCGGGGCGGTGAGGTCCCCGGCCGACCGCCGGGGGAGTGAACCGCCAGGAACCCCGCTTTCAGCCGAAGAGGCGTTCCAGCACCACCGCGACGCCGTCGTCCAGGTTGGACAGGGTCACCTCGTCGGCCGCCGCCCTCAGCTGCGGGTGCGCGCCGGCCATCGCCACCCCGTGTCCGGAGAGGCGGAACAGCGGCAGGTCGTTGGGCATGTCGCCGAACGCGACCGCGCGGGCCGGATCGAGCTCCAGCACTTCGGCGGCCAGCGCGAACCCGGTGCCCTTGTCCACGCCGTACGGGGCCAGTTCGACCGTGCCGGGGCCCGCCATCGTGACGGTCGCCAGATCACCCACGGCCGCGCGGGCGGCGGCCGTCAGCGCGTCGTCGCCGAGCTCCGGGTGCCGTACCAGGACCTTGATGACCGGTTCCGCCCACAGGTCCGTACGACGCCCGACCCGTAGTGCGGGGAGCGTGGGGTGCGGCATCCGGTAGCCCGGTTCGATCAGGGTCCGGCCGTCGGGGCCGTCCTGGTCCACGGCGGCGAAGACCGCGCCGACCTCCGCCTCGATCTTGCCGAGCGCGGCATCGGCCAGGTCCCGGTCGAGGGGCACCGAGTGGAGCATGCGGTCCGGTCCGGCGTCGTACACCTGGGTTCCCTGCCCGCAGACGACCGGGCCGCGGTAGTCCAGGTCCGCGAGCAGCCGCCGTATGCCGGGTACCGGCCGCCCGGTGACGATCAGGT is a genomic window of Streptomyces sp. NBC_01237 containing:
- a CDS encoding SpoIIE family protein phosphatase, whose product is MDTALLDTLFAQSAVGLVVLDPDLRVVRANSLVDAAHVQEMIGDHFTDVYRLDRPDLADEVLRGVLAGEGPVHGRLVRGRLRRLPGADRSFKVSAYRLDGPGDRPLGLLAAVVDVTERERARCREECLAAVREAVGGSLDVAETCRALVGALVPEFADLAVVEVVDDVLRGAEPPVGPLGPDVPLRRADPDGGTRHLSFRTPYALAVSDLRPRLVQLTPDTAWLDADPDSARLIRSADAHSLIAVPLTLRGAVLGLLSLYRCGDTEPYDEHDVSLARTAATRTALSIDNARRYERDHVIASTVQRRLLPQYDGDQAAVETAHVLLPGRDSGCWFDTIALSGARTALVVGSVAGQGLQTAIAMGQLRTVIQALAGLDLEPDEMLARLNDTAERLAVERAALPRADALHDEPLAAACVYAVYDPFTRTCTLARAGNPAPVVVAPDGSARPLDVPEGPGLFSADSAPFATATLILEEGSLLAFCTEALLPDADAAARIREALAEPGRGLAELCDAVVYGLPAGSRPDGAALLLVRTGTVPANRVATWDLPHDRTTPATARVLVRDRLQGWNLDEDTIDATELIVSELVTNAVRYGTPPLRLRLLLGATLTCEVHDSSEVAPHLRHARTADEGGRGLFIVSQLATHWGTRHGPQGKTLWTEQDLPAPPGPASAGRGRPAGEPDPPADRRGGEVPGRPPGE
- a CDS encoding ABC transporter ATP-binding protein, with translation MTGTEAAADGRATAGGVTAASGGTAAGDVTAGDDRAAGDVTVGNDRASGDVTRAAGDVAAAGDAAAVIETRGLTKRYRGGQLAVDGLDLTVPGGSVFGFLGPNGSGKTTTIRMLMGLIDPTSGTARVLGRPMPAGARTVLPQVGALIEGPALYGFLSGRENLVRYDSADPAADPRTRRARVAHALDRVGLAAAAGKKAKAYSLGMKQRLGLAAALLQPRRLLVLDEPTNGLDPQGMREIRSLIRELAAEGTTVFLSSHLLDEIEQVCTHAAVMARGRLIVQGPVGDLAGTRGRLAVTTPDPGDAARILKEHGITGLSTDGERLTGDAPPGGTELADLNAALVRGGVRVRSFGVERASLEDAFVALTGEGFDVAG
- a CDS encoding SDR family NAD(P)-dependent oxidoreductase; this translates as MDRLKDRTALITGAGSGIGRAAAELMSREGARVVAADHDTAAAEETARLIEAAGGRALPVTVDVTDDASTAAAVAAAVGEFGSLDVLCNHVGGSDPRKDLDLLRLDMDEFERAVALNVRSTLLGSRHAVPHMIEAGGGSIINTASVAGLVGDVLQISYGAVKAAVVNLTKSIAVQYGPHGVRCNAVAPGAVMTPALRDNLPGDVIEALKGYNALPYLGSPEDIAHTMVFLASDESRYLTGQLLVVDGGMTIQSPAVPGRRAMLPPA
- a CDS encoding TetR/AcrR family transcriptional regulator, with product MITSPSSVRRSERSRRATLQAALDLCTEKGYGRVTVEAIAARAGVSKKTIYRWWPSKGAVLLEAFAEALVDATPFVDTGDIGADLRTHVTGAVKLLSTPPYGPAYAGILSEVHHDDVLAEAVRDQLVGPRVEGAVGRLRSAQERGQIPADADLPLAVEMLYGPLYYRHLLRKPPQDEATIAALVAHVLRSLGARDY
- a CDS encoding ABC transporter permease, giving the protein MSRAEATGVRGEADGVRGEATGVRDEGGGVRGEGGGVRGVSVHRNPLWTFGILRSEVTTILRRWRTLTLLGVLAAVPVLIGIAVRIETGGGDGADGGPVGAAGPAFLTQVTNNGLFLVFAALAATLPVFLPMAVGVVAGDSIAGEASGGTLRYLLVAPAGRTRLLLAKYASVLIFCLVATLVVAASALAVGALLFPLGEVTTISGTRIGFGEGLVRAGLIAVVVAASLIGFAALGLFISTLTGSGIAAMAATVGVLITVQILGSIPQLSALHPYLFPHYWLSFADLLRDPVHWDDVIKNLGLQGLYAAVFGSAAWARFTAKDITA
- a CDS encoding LolA family protein, with protein sequence MAPNDSAETTGKATGTVVGRRKAARYIVPVAVAGVAAATIGLVPALADSGDPELPKISAQELIEKIAASDEQQLSGTLKISTDLGIPSLGGLAGSFAPGGAGTDGGGSAAPEDKLMELASGTHTLRVAADGPDKQRLSILGNAAEYSLIHNKGEVWAYDSKSGEAYHAAADAEQQKQKKEHRAPAGVPTTPKEFAEQALAAAGDTTSVTVDGTSRVAGRDAYQLLIKPKQTGSTVASVRVAVDAANGVPLKFTLSANGGGKAVVDAGFTKVDFSRPDASSFSFTPPKGAKVTEADDLKDAAEQQGGEGKAPEGLAELGGLKGLEGLDGSQGLNVIGEGWTSVAQIKTPGGSGLPTGGSQGSGDIPAEAQGFLDALGDKVTGKFGSGTVFKTRLVNALLTDDGTVYVGAVTKDALVQAANGAK
- a CDS encoding TetR/AcrR family transcriptional regulator, whose amino-acid sequence is MTEPQRAPRPRRSAALTRQEILDAARELFTRDGLAAVGIRAVAARAGVDAALVIRHFGSKEQLFVEAMSVDLPATRIMEGPLEGMGRALVEHVVDLSASTAGALAVASLAALFRASDRAEVQRTLRATIERSFAAPLVHRLGGEDAELRAHLVAAQIGGLLTSLHVVEDAVLTHADRAALAAHYGDAVQRLIDGG
- a CDS encoding HAD family hydrolase, with amino-acid sequence MPTPPAYALVATDLDGTLLRPDDTVSPRSRAALALASSAGARHLIVTGRPVPGIRRLLADLDYRGPVVCGQGTQVYDAGPDRMLHSVPLDRDLADAALGKIEAEVGAVFAAVDQDGPDGRTLIEPGYRMPHPTLPALRVGRRTDLWAEPVIKVLVRHPELGDDALTAAARAAVGDLATVTMAGPGTVELAPYGVDKGTGFALAAEVLELDPARAVAFGDMPNDLPLFRLSGHGVAMAGAHPQLRAAADEVTLSNLDDGVAVVLERLFG